The genomic window GAGGACTTGAAAATTTAGCAAGTAAGCCTAAAAGCCCAGCACAAGCAATTATATTAGTTACTCTTATATCTACTATAGCTTGCTGGATAAATTGGGGATTTGGACTTGTTATAGGAGCTATTTTTGCAAAAGAAATAGCTAAAAAAGTTAAAGGTGTTGATTATAGGTTATTAATAGCTTCTGCATATTCAGGATTCTTAGTATGGCATGCAGGTCTTTCAGGATCTATTCCTCTTACTGTAGCTACAGGAGGAAAAGATGTAGAGGTTGCAACAGCAGGGGTTATAAAGACAGCGATACCAACAAGTGAAACTTTATTTTCAAGTTATAATTTAGTAATTGTAATAGCTTTATTAATACTTCTTCCTTTATTAAATAAAGCTATGATGCCTAGAGAAGAAGATACTGTAGTTATAGATCCTAAATTACTAGTAGATGAAAATGATTATGGTGAATCAGCTGCAGTAGTAGCTAAAGCAGATATGACTCCAGCTGATAAAATTGAAAACAGTAGACTAGTATCAATGCTTACAGGATTAATGGGAATAATTTATATAATTTATTATTTTGCTACAAAAGGATTTGATTTAAATCTAGATATAGTTAATTTTATATTCTTGTTTTTAGCAATAATTTTACATGGAACTCCAAAGAGATTTATAAGTGCGATAGGTGAAGCTACTAAAGGAGCAGCTGGAATTATTCTGCAATTCCCGTTCTATGCTGGAATTATGGGAATGATGGTTTGTAAAGGACCTACTGGCGTTTCACTTGCAGGAGCAATGTCAACTGGATTTGTTGCAATATCAAATAAAACAACATTTCCGCTATTTACGTTCTTAAGTGCAGGACTTGTTAACTTCTTTGTACCATCAGGTGGTGGACAATGGGCTGTTCAAGCTCCTATAATGATGCCGGCAGCACAAGCTCTAGGGGTACCACTAGGAAAAACAGCAATGGCTATTGCTTGGGGAGATGCATGGACAAACATGATTCAACCATTCTGGGCATTACCAGCATTAGGTATTGCAGGACTCAATGCAAAAGATATTATGGGATTTTGTTTAGTTGACCTATTATGTTCTGGAGTTATAATCGCATTAGGATTTGTCTTGATATAAAAATATTTAAATAATAAAAGAGGATGAAGTTAAAATTCATCCTTTTTTTAGTCTTGATATATTAAATTTGTAAATGCTTGCTTTTATTATAATAATTCTTAAAATTGATTTACGTCAATGTTATAGTAAACTGATAACTGTACAAGAGCACACCCTTCTATAGCAACTATTCCATTAGCCTTACAATAATCTAGTATTTCTTCGCTTTCTGCTCCAGGTTGAACCAGTACCTTATCTATATTAAGTTTTTTAGCTTCTTTAAGCACTTCTATTCCTAAAGAAGGAGTTATACATAAATCTATTACATCAATTTTGTAAGGTACATCACTTAATGAGTTATACACATTTTCTAATTCGTCTAGTGGATGTACTCCTGACACATTAAATTTAGCTTTGCCTAGAGATTTTAAAATTTTGTACGCATATTTTGATGTATCAGAAACTTTTCCTACAACAACCCAATTCTCATAATCAAAAAATTTTCTTATGTTCACAATAAAGCCTCCTTATAATAAATAACTAGTATTATAAATATGTAATTTTTTTAAAAATAAAAAGTATAATTTACAATAATGTTAGTTATAGGTTTATGTGTTAAATTAAAAAGCAACAAAAGAGAATACTAAGCTTATTATATGAATATATAATTTATTATATTATAATATATAGTTAAAATATAGAAAAGGTATATTTTTATAAGGAGTTAATTTTAATTATGCAATTCTATGGATATATAACATAAAAATAAATCAACTTTTGTAGGTACTGAGAATGTTATATTTATTAGCTTAAAGTTTAAAGGTTAGAAGTTTATTTAAATATATAAAATGATATAATTATTAGTAATATTGGGAGGGATAACAGATGAAGGAAAAGATAATAGAGTTACTAAAACAAAATAAAAATAATTTTATTTCTGGTCAAAAGATAAGTGAAAGTCTTGGAGTTAGTAGGGCTGCCATATGGAAATACATAAATTCGATAAAAGAGGATGGATATAAAATAGAATCTGTATCTAGAAAAGGATATAAACTTGTATCTTCACCTGATTTACTTACTTTTGAAGAAATAAAAGATACTCTTAATACTAAATATATAGGGAGAAATATTGTTTATTTAGAATCTGTTGATTCTACTAATAATGAAGCTAAAAAACTTGCGAATAAAGATGTGGTTGAAGGAACAGTTGTTATTGCGGAAGAACAAATTATGGGAAAAGGCAGGTTAGGAAGAAATTTTATATCACCTAAATATAAGGGAATATGGATGTCTATTATTTTAACACCAGATATAAATCCTATGAACGTTCCAAAGATTACTCAAGTAGCAGCTGCTTCTGTTATTATGGGACTAAAGAAAAATGGAATTAAGGCTTTTGTAAAATGGCCTAATGATATAGTTATAAATGGTAAAAAAATATGTGGAATATTAACAGAAATGAGTGGAGAAATAAATAAGGTCAATTATGTTATAGTAGGAATAGGTATAAATGTAAATGTAGAAGAAGATGAATTTACTGAAGAAATAAGGGATATAGCTTCTTCTTTGAAAATACAAAGTGGTAAAACAATAAACAGAAAAGAGGTCGTAAGTAGTGTTTTAAACTATTTTGAGGAATTATATGAAGAGTTTGTTACCAAAGAAAACATAGATACGTCAATTAAAATTTGCAGAGAAAGTTCAATTTTATTAGGGAAAGAAATTAAGATAATAGAAAGAAATAACAAGTTCCTAGCAAAAGCACTAAACTTGAGTAATGAAGGAAGATTAATTATTCAGCATAGTGATGGAAAAGTAGAAGAAATAATGTCTGGAGAGGTTTCGGTAAGAGGGATAAATGGATATATTTAAAACATGGAATTAGGAGTGTATAAGAAAATTTAAGTAAATAAATTTATACTTATCTAAAGAATATATAAGGATTTAACAAAGAGGAGTGATAATTTGTTTGGTGTAATTGATAGATTTGAAGGAGATTTTGCTGTGATTGAGTTAGATGATGGAAAGATGATTAATGTGAAAAGAAATATACTTCCTAAAGAAATGAAAGAAGGATATGTACTTAATATGGATGAACAAATCACTTTTGATTATGAAGAAACTCAAAGAAGAAAAGCGGAAATAGAAAAAATGATGGAAGATCTTTTTGAAAGTTAGAAAATAATATAGATTAGAGAAAATGTTGCTAGGCAACATTATTCTCTAATCTGTCCTTCACCATAAATAATATATTTTGTAGTTGTAAGTTCTTTTAATCCCATAGGTCCTCTTGCATGAAGTTTTTGAGTGCTTATGCCTATTTCTGCTCCAAAGCCAAATTCGCTTCCATCTGTGAAACGAGTTGAAGCATTGATATATACAGCAGCAGCATCTACTTCGTTTAAGAATCTTTCAGAATTTTTATAGTCATTAGTAAGTATAGCTTCTGAATGTTTAGTTCCGTATTTATAAATGTGTTCTAAGGCTTCGTCCATATTGTTTACTATTTTTGTTGATAATATTAGGTCCAGGTATTCTGTAGAAAAATCTTCTTCACTAGCTGGTTTTGCAGAACTAATGATACTTTGAGTAATAGGACATCCTCTTACTTCTACTCCTAAAGGAATTAGTTTTTCTGCTAGCTTAGGAAGAAATTCTTTTGCTATGTTTTTATGAACAAGGAGACTTTCCATCGCATTGCATACAGCAGGTCTTTGAGTTTTAGCATTTATTATAATATCTATAGAATTAGTTATATCAGCAGTTTCATCTACAAATATATGACAATTTCCAACGCCTGTTTCTATAACTGGAACAGTAGCATTTTTAACTACAGCATTTATAAGTCCAGCCCCTCCTCTTGGAATAAGGACATCTATATAACCATTCAACTTCATCATTGTATTTGCAGCTTCTCTATCTGTTATTTCAATAAGGTTTATAGAACCTACAGGAAGACCTGCTTTTTCACCAGCTTCAGAAATTATTTTTGCTACAGCTTTATTAGTGTTTATAGCTTCAGAACCACCTCTTAATATTACTGAATTTCCTGACTTTATACAAAGACCAGCAGCATCAACAGTAACATTTGGTCTTGCTTCATATATTATTCCGATAACTCCTAATGGAACTCTAATTTGCCCTATCTTAAGGTTGTTAGGGCGTTTCCACATAGTAAGTACTTCTCCTATAGGATCATCAAGATAAGATATTTCTCTTAGTCCTTCGGCCATAGAATTTATTCTTTTTTCATCAAGCATAAGTCTATCTAGCATGGCTTTTGAAAGCCCTTTTTCTTCGCCGTTTTTCATATCAACTATATTAGCTTTTAATATTTCATCAGTATTTTCTATTAGTGCATTTGCCATTGAAATTAAAGCATTGTTTTTAGTTACAGTATCTATAATGGAGAGTTTTCTTGCAGCTTCTTTTGCTAAAGAGGCTTTTTCAATAACATATTGTTCTTGATTCATTTTAAATCCTCCTCTTCATATTTTAGTATATTACCAAATATGCTTACTTTTTACTTATCTTTAAACTTGTACTTTAAATATTTAAAGTTGTGTTTAATAGTATAAATGTATTAGGTATTTCGGTTTATATTAAATTAATAGTTTTTTATATAGTGAATTTAAAATATAGACATATTGTCAGCGTGAATAATTACATCATAAGTCTTATAGCCTAATTTGTCTTCTATATCATGAGAATCTAAGCCTTTTATCAATTCGATATCATCAGAATTGTAGTTTGAAATACCATGAGCTATTACTTGGTTACTGGTATTTAGTATTGCTACTACATCTCCTTGGTCAAAGCTTCCATTTGCGAATAAAATTCCCTTAGGTAGAAGGCTTTTATGACTTTGTATTAAAGCCTCTTCTGCACCTTCATCTACTATTATATGTCCATTTGTATTTGCACTAAATGCCATCCAGTGTTTTCTAGCTTGAAGAGGATGAGTTTTCCCTTTAAATAAGGTTCCAACTTCACTACCATTTAATACTTCATTTAAAATATTAGGAGTGCTTCCATCTACAATAACCATAGATGAGCCTGAGTAAGTAGCTATTTTAGCTGCATTAATTTTAGTTATCATTCCACCAGTGCCAAGTTTGCTACCGGCATCTCCTGCACAACCCTCTATTTCCTCAGTTATCTCATCTACACATCTAATAAGTTTTGCATCTGGATTTGTGTTAGGATTAGAATTATATAATCCATCAATATCAGTGAGAAGTATAAGTAAGTCAGCTTCAGATATACTAGCTACCATAGCTGATAAAGTATCGTTATCTCCAAATTTTATTTCATCTATAGATATAGCATCATTTTCATTTACTATAGGAATAACTCCTTGTTCTAATAGTGCAAAAAAGGTATTACGAGCATTTAAGAACCTAGTTCTATGAGATACATCTTCTCTCGTTAATAGTATCTGAGCAGCTATCTTTCCGTATTCAGAAAAAAGTTTTTCATACATATGAAGTAAAATACCTTGGCCTACAGCAGCTGCAGCTTGTTTTTGAGGAATTGTTTTTGGTTTTTCTTTAAGGCCTAGTTTACCAATTCCAGCGCCTATTGCTCCTGAAGATACTAATATAATTTCTATACCTCTATTATGAATATCCGAAATTTGTCTAACTAATTTTTCGATTCTATTTAAATTTAGCAACCCAGTAGAGTGAGTTAAAGTAGAAGTGCCTACCTTTATTACTACTCTTTTTACATTTTTTAAATAATCTTCTCTATTATTCATTTTAAGCGACTGATGTTCAGTCTTTTGCCTCCTTCTATATATAAAATATAATAAATTTAATTTTTAAAACAGAGCCTTGTATTTATATATCTATTATAAGGTATAATTAATAAGTAGTTAAGAAATTTTGTTAGTTTAGAAATTTTTGCTGGTAATTTAACAAATTATATCATAAAAGTGTTTTAATATTCAATGAATAAGAATAATCAGGGGAGGAATAAATATGCAAAGCAAGATAGGTTTTATAGGGTGTGGAAATATGGCAGGTGCTATGATAAGAGGAATAGTTAATTCTAATTTAATTAGTCCTGAATGTATAATAGCGAGTAATCCAACGAAAGAGAAATTAACAAAGATAAAAGAAGAAACGGATATTATGGTAACACAGGATAACTTAGAAGTTGCCAAGTTTTCAAATATAATAGTTTTAGCAGTTAAACCTAATAAATATAAGGATGTAATAGAGGAAATAAAAAATAATATAAATGAAGATACCATTATTATAACTATTGCTGCTGGTATAAACATAGCAAAGGCAGAAGAACTATTTGGATGGGATATTAAACTTATTAGGACTATGCCTAATACTCCTGCTTTGGTAGGAGAAGGTATGAGTGCATTATGTAAAAATGAATATGTTACAGAGGAAGATATGAAAAAGGTAATGAAAATTTTTAAGTGTTTTGGAAAGGTTGAGGTTGTTGAAGAGAAAGATATTGATACTATTATAGGTCTTACAGGATCCTCTCCAGCATATGTGTATATGTTTATTGAAGCATTAGCTGATGGAGCAGTGCTAAAAGGGCTGCCAAGACAAAAGGCATACAAGTTAGCAGCTCAAGCTGTTTATGGTTCGGCTAAAATGGTTTTAGAAACAGGAAAACATCCGGGTGAACTTAAAGATGATGTGTGTTCACCTGGAGGTACAACAATCGAGGCTGTATATTCTCTAGAAAAAAGTGGATTTAGAGCATCAGTTATGGAAGCTATGGATACATGTATTGAAAAAGCAAAGAATATGAATAAGTAGATAGAGTATATATTTAAACTATAAATTTGATGAATATTGATATTTGTTTTGGAAAAATTTAAGTTGATGTATATTTAAATAATGGAGGAATTGATGAATATACGTATTGAAAAAATAGAAACTTTAAAAGATGAGTATCTAAGAATAATAACAGATTGGTATAATGATTCTCAAATTAAATATTTTTTAACTCCTAATTTTAAAGAAACAGATTTAAGAGAAAGTACATTAGAAGAAGTGAAATTATGGTTATTAAATAATAGAAGTGAAAAAGAAAGGTATTTAGTATTTGATAATGAGATTTTAATCGGTGAATTTTCCATTGACTTTAATTTTTTCAATCTATTTATAAAGGATACAAAGTCAGCTTGGATAAGCTTATGTATTGGTAATAAGTCATACTGGCACAGAGGAATTGGTCAAATAATTATAAATGAATTAGAGAAGATTGTAAAAAATAGTGGTGTCAATCGTATTGAATTGGGTGTATTTGAGTTTAATTTAAAAGCAAAGGCATTGTATGAGAAAGTAGGATATAAACAGATAGGAATAAATAAAAATCTAACTTATTATAATGGAAAATGGTATGATGATATAAGAATGGAAAAATTAATATAATGATATTTTATTAATGAACATTTACACAAGATAAGGGGCTGTCTCAAAATGAATTTTAGACATAATATAATTGATGTTTTAATCTAAAATTATTAATTATATTATACTATTTTTATATTTTAAGACAGCCTCTTAGTATATTTTTATGTTTAAAGTAAAATATAATATTGGGAAAAAATGCTTGAGCAGAGAGGTATATGCGAATTATATAAAAAAAAATATAAAAAATATTCGTATTTATTATTGACGAAATAATATACCTTTGATACTATTTAGAAGGAGGGGATGACTTTGAAAAATAATTATGATGTTATTATAATAGGGGCTGGACCAGCTGGTATATTTACAGCTTTAGAGGTCACAAAATTAAGTTCCAAACTTAATGTGTTAATAGTAGATAAAGGAAGAAATATTGAAAAGAGAAAGTGTCCCGCAAGAGATACAGGGAAGTGTGTGAATTGCAATCCATGCGGAATAACGTTCGGATGGTCAGGAGCAGGGGCTTTTTCAGATGGTAAGCTTTCATTAAGTCCTGAAGTTGGAGGAAGGCTTTTAGAATATCGTTCAGAAGAAGAAGCTCAAGAATTAATAAATTACTGTGATAAAGTATACTTAAATTTTGGAGCAAATGAAAAAGTACACGGATTAAACAATGAAAAAGTTGATGAAATAAAATATGAAGCTAGTAAGCATAATATTAGACTAGTGGAGTGTCCAGTAAGACATCTTGGAACTGAACTTGCTTATGATGTTTTAAAAGGAATGTATCATCATTTAATAGACAATACTAATACTGATTTTTGTGAGTTAAGTGAAGCAAAAGAATTAATTATTGAAAATGGAGAAGTTTTAGGAATAAAAATTAGTTCAAAAGATGGTTGTAAAGAAATAAGAGGTAAGTATGTTGTTGTTGCGCCAGGTCGTGGTGGTGCTGAATGGCTTTCAAATGAAGCTAAAAACCACAATATGAAAACTAAAAATAATGCTGTAGATATTGGAGTTAGGGTAGAGGTTCCTAATTCTATAATGGATCATTTAACAAAGGATTTATATGAGGCTAAGCTTGTTTATTATTCTGATACTTTTGATAATATGGTGAGGACTTTTTGTATGAATCCTGGAGGAGTTGTATCAGAAGAACATTATGATGGTGAAATTGCTGTAGTAAATGGGCATAGCTATTCACAAGAGGAACTTAGGACAGAAAATACTAACTTTGCTATGTTAGTTTCTACTACATTTACAGAACCATTTAATCAACCTATAGATTATGGAAAGTATATTGCTCAGCTAGGAAACATGTTAACAGGTGGGCCTATAATGGTGCAAAGATTAGGGGATCTTTTGAGTGGACGTAGAACTGATGAATCTAGACTTAAAAAATCTACCACAAGACCTACTTTAAAATCTGCAGTTCCTGGTGATTTAAGTTTTGTACTTCCACAAAGACATTTAACATCCATTGTAGAAGCATTGAAAGCTTTTGATAAAATTGCTCCAGGGCTTTATAGTAAGAATACATTACTTTATGGAGTTGAAGTTAAATTCTATTCAAGTAAGTTTGAAACAAATAAATACTTTGAAACTGACATAAAAAACTTATATACAATAGGAGATGGAGCAGGTATCACTAGAGGATTAATGCAGGCTTCGGTTACAGGAGTTATAGTAGCTAGAGACATTATAAGTAAAGAAAAATAGTAAAAATTGTAATATTTATTATTTAAAATCAAGGCAATCCGAACATTATTGAAAAAATGTATTAAAACATTAACTATTTAAGTAGAAAAATGACATAAAAAATGTTAGAATATATTTGTTTGCAATCTTTTTATGAAAGTGAGGAATGCTTCATGTCAGCATTTGTTGTTTTAGGAGCCCAATGGGGAGACGAAGGAAAGGGAAAGATGACAGATTATCTTGCTGAAAAAGCGGATGTTGTTGTTAGATTTCAAGGAGGAAATAATGCTGGGCATACTGTTGAAGTTGGAGATAAACAGTATAAGTTACACTTAATACCTTCAGGAATATTATATGATGATAAGTTAAATATAATAGGAAATGGTGTTGTTTTAGATCCAAAAGCAATGTTTGAAGAAATTGACTATTTAGAAGGACTAGGAGTAAAGGTTACTCCTGAAAAGTTATTAATAAGTGATAGAACACAAGTTATAATGCCTTACCACAGGATATTAGATGGATTAAAAGAAAGGTCTAGAGGAAAGAATGATATAGGAACAACAGGAAAAGGAATAGGACCTTGTTATACAGATAAGGCAGAAAGAAGCGGTATAAGAGTTTGTGATTTAATGCATGAAAAAGAATTTGAAGAAAAGCTAAGAAAGAACATAGAAGATAAAAATGCAATCATAAATCTTTATGGTGGAGAAACTTTAGATTATGATGCTGTATATAATGAATATATGGATTATGCAGAAAGAATGAGACCTTATGTTCAAGATACATCTGTAACGATATATGATGAAATAAAAGCAAATAAGAATGTATTATTTGAAGGTGCACAAGGTTCATTACTTGACATAGACTATGGAACATATCCATATGTAACTTCTTCAAATACTGTGGCAGGCGGAGTATGTACTGGTACGGGAGTAGGACCTACAATGATAACAAATGCTGTAGGTATTGCTAAAGCTTATACAACAAGAGTTGGTAAAGGACCTTTCCCAACAGAATTAGATGATGAAGTTGGTGACTGGATAAGAGAAAAAGGTCACGAATATGGTGTAACTACAGGTAGATCAAGAAGATGTGGATGGCTTGACCTTGTAATACTAAAGAGTACAGCAAGAGTTTCAGGACTTACTAGTTTTGCAGTAACAAAGATAGATACATTAGGTGGTCTTGAAAAAATTAAAATGTGTACTGGATATAAATTAGGAGATAAAGTAATAGATTATTTCCCAGCAAGTTTAGAAGATTTAGCAAAGTGTGAACCTATATATGAAGAGTTCGATGGTTGGGATGATAGTGTAGCAGATGCTAGAAGTTATGATGAATTACCAGAAAATGCTAAAACGTACTTAAACAGAATTGCTGAATTTACAGGAACTAGGATATCAATTATAGGTGTTGGGCCAAAGAGAGACCAAACTATAACAATAGATGACCTATAATATAATTAAGAGCTATAAAAGCTGTTGACAATATAAAAGTCAGCAGCTTTTATTTTTGTAAATGTAATTTTGTTAATAATAATTACATCTTATATTATCCTTTTTAAAGAAAAATATTTTCTTTAAATAACAAATCAGCTTCAAACTTTTTATCTAGAGCTACTGTTATTTCAGTTTTAAAAGGAATTAATTTTAATATCTTTCCCTTAAGTTGAACAGTATTATTTGATATCCATTTATAGTTTTTTAATTGTTTCCAATTATAAAAACCTAATTCAGTATAGATTCCTTTTTCTGTTATTTTTGAATAATTGTATGTGAATATTAATAACATAAGAGTACCATTTATAATTGCTATAAGGTCTAGAATTATAGGAAACATATATTTATCATCTTGAGTAGTTAAGTAAATGTATATGGTTAATCCTATTAGTAAAACAAGAGCAAATATAATAAAAAGTGATTTAGATGAAGAAGTATTTAATTTAGTAATAACTTTTCCATGAATATTAGATATATTTAAGTTATTGATACAATTGAAACATATAAGAATTATACATATTAGTACTAATATTTTCATAGTAAAGATCCCCCATAACTGATTACTAGATGTAATATAGTAATTATATACTAAATTTCATAAAATTTCACCGTAATAGTAGTATTATTATAAAAAACAGAAGAAAACGTAAATAAATTTCATGTATAAGTTGTATAAAGTGGCACTATTTTGGTATAATTTTTTTAAAGAAATAAATCTATAATAAAAGAGGTGACTAAAATGGCAATAACAAAGGATATGACTATTGGACAATTAGTTATGAACCATCCTAAAACTCCTGCAATTCTAATGAACTTTGGTATGATGTGTGTTGGATGTCCTTCAGCACAAGGAGAAACTATTGAAGAAGCAGCAATGGTTCATGGAATGGATATCGAAAAATTATTAGAAGAATTAAATAAGAATGCTTAATATTAAGATTAAAAGCACTTCAGTTTATGTAAATAAATTGGAGTGCTTTTAATTTTTTGTGAATTATATCTAGTTTTGTAGATAATAAATGAGAATAGTATATAATCATATTTATAAAGGTTGAATGGGAGGATATTTAATGAGTGGAGTATTAACAGGAAAAGAGTATGAGGTACATTTTTATGAGGTCGATTATAAAAAGAAGTTATTAATGACAAGAATCATGGATTATTTTAATGATGTTGCCATATATCAAAGTGAAGAGCTTGGAATAGGCTTTGATTATATGACTGAAAATAATATAGCTTGGATATTATATAAATGGGATATAAACATTATTAGGTACCCTAAATATGGTGAGAAAGTAACGGCTAGAACAATACCAAATGCTTTTAAAAAGTTTTATGGATGTAGAAGATTTGATATCTTAGATAGTAAAGGAGATACATTAGCTTGGGCAAACTCTATTTGGCTTCTTGTTGATACTAAGAACAAAAAGCCTATAAAAATACCTAAAGAGCTTAGAGAAGTTTATGGACTAACAGAGGAAGATAACCATATTTTAAAAATTGGAAATATAGATAAAATACAGCAAGTACATAATTCAGTTGAATTTAAAGTTAGATATAGTGACATAGATACAAATGGACACGTAAATAATGAGAAGTATGCAGCGTGGATAATAGAAAGTGTTCCTGTGGAGACGGTTTTAAATTATACATTAGTAAATATAAAGATAACATATAAAAAAGAAAGTGTGTATGGCGAAAAAATACAGGT from Clostridium sp. MB40-C1 includes these protein-coding regions:
- a CDS encoding TIGR00366 family protein; the encoded protein is MFKKFSQGCVALVQKYLPDPFIFAIILTFFVFLIGMPITHQGPLGMILGWGKGFWKLLAFSMQMALVLVTGHTLANAPSFKRGLENLASKPKSPAQAIILVTLISTIACWINWGFGLVIGAIFAKEIAKKVKGVDYRLLIASAYSGFLVWHAGLSGSIPLTVATGGKDVEVATAGVIKTAIPTSETLFSSYNLVIVIALLILLPLLNKAMMPREEDTVVIDPKLLVDENDYGESAAVVAKADMTPADKIENSRLVSMLTGLMGIIYIIYYFATKGFDLNLDIVNFIFLFLAIILHGTPKRFISAIGEATKGAAGIILQFPFYAGIMGMMVCKGPTGVSLAGAMSTGFVAISNKTTFPLFTFLSAGLVNFFVPSGGGQWAVQAPIMMPAAQALGVPLGKTAMAIAWGDAWTNMIQPFWALPALGIAGLNAKDIMGFCLVDLLCSGVIIALGFVLI
- a CDS encoding CoA-binding protein, which produces MNIRKFFDYENWVVVGKVSDTSKYAYKILKSLGKAKFNVSGVHPLDELENVYNSLSDVPYKIDVIDLCITPSLGIEVLKEAKKLNIDKVLVQPGAESEEILDYCKANGIVAIEGCALVQLSVYYNIDVNQF
- a CDS encoding biotin--[acetyl-CoA-carboxylase] ligase gives rise to the protein MKEKIIELLKQNKNNFISGQKISESLGVSRAAIWKYINSIKEDGYKIESVSRKGYKLVSSPDLLTFEEIKDTLNTKYIGRNIVYLESVDSTNNEAKKLANKDVVEGTVVIAEEQIMGKGRLGRNFISPKYKGIWMSIILTPDINPMNVPKITQVAAASVIMGLKKNGIKAFVKWPNDIVINGKKICGILTEMSGEINKVNYVIVGIGINVNVEEDEFTEEIRDIASSLKIQSGKTINRKEVVSSVLNYFEELYEEFVTKENIDTSIKICRESSILLGKEIKIIERNNKFLAKALNLSNEGRLIIQHSDGKVEEIMSGEVSVRGINGYI
- a CDS encoding DUF3006 domain-containing protein, encoding MFGVIDRFEGDFAVIELDDGKMINVKRNILPKEMKEGYVLNMDEQITFDYEETQRRKAEIEKMMEDLFES
- a CDS encoding glutamate-5-semialdehyde dehydrogenase, whose product is MNQEQYVIEKASLAKEAARKLSIIDTVTKNNALISMANALIENTDEILKANIVDMKNGEEKGLSKAMLDRLMLDEKRINSMAEGLREISYLDDPIGEVLTMWKRPNNLKIGQIRVPLGVIGIIYEARPNVTVDAAGLCIKSGNSVILRGGSEAINTNKAVAKIISEAGEKAGLPVGSINLIEITDREAANTMMKLNGYIDVLIPRGGAGLINAVVKNATVPVIETGVGNCHIFVDETADITNSIDIIINAKTQRPAVCNAMESLLVHKNIAKEFLPKLAEKLIPLGVEVRGCPITQSIISSAKPASEEDFSTEYLDLILSTKIVNNMDEALEHIYKYGTKHSEAILTNDYKNSERFLNEVDAAAVYINASTRFTDGSEFGFGAEIGISTQKLHARGPMGLKELTTTKYIIYGEGQIRE
- the proB gene encoding glutamate 5-kinase; its protein translation is MNNREDYLKNVKRVVIKVGTSTLTHSTGLLNLNRIEKLVRQISDIHNRGIEIILVSSGAIGAGIGKLGLKEKPKTIPQKQAAAAVGQGILLHMYEKLFSEYGKIAAQILLTREDVSHRTRFLNARNTFFALLEQGVIPIVNENDAISIDEIKFGDNDTLSAMVASISEADLLILLTDIDGLYNSNPNTNPDAKLIRCVDEITEEIEGCAGDAGSKLGTGGMITKINAAKIATYSGSSMVIVDGSTPNILNEVLNGSEVGTLFKGKTHPLQARKHWMAFSANTNGHIIVDEGAEEALIQSHKSLLPKGILFANGSFDQGDVVAILNTSNQVIAHGISNYNSDDIELIKGLDSHDIEDKLGYKTYDVIIHADNMSIF
- the proC gene encoding pyrroline-5-carboxylate reductase, with the translated sequence MQSKIGFIGCGNMAGAMIRGIVNSNLISPECIIASNPTKEKLTKIKEETDIMVTQDNLEVAKFSNIIVLAVKPNKYKDVIEEIKNNINEDTIIITIAAGINIAKAEELFGWDIKLIRTMPNTPALVGEGMSALCKNEYVTEEDMKKVMKIFKCFGKVEVVEEKDIDTIIGLTGSSPAYVYMFIEALADGAVLKGLPRQKAYKLAAQAVYGSAKMVLETGKHPGELKDDVCSPGGTTIEAVYSLEKSGFRASVMEAMDTCIEKAKNMNK
- a CDS encoding GNAT family N-acetyltransferase — encoded protein: MNIRIEKIETLKDEYLRIITDWYNDSQIKYFLTPNFKETDLRESTLEEVKLWLLNNRSEKERYLVFDNEILIGEFSIDFNFFNLFIKDTKSAWISLCIGNKSYWHRGIGQIIINELEKIVKNSGVNRIELGVFEFNLKAKALYEKVGYKQIGINKNLTYYNGKWYDDIRMEKLI
- a CDS encoding NAD(P)/FAD-dependent oxidoreductase → MKNNYDVIIIGAGPAGIFTALEVTKLSSKLNVLIVDKGRNIEKRKCPARDTGKCVNCNPCGITFGWSGAGAFSDGKLSLSPEVGGRLLEYRSEEEAQELINYCDKVYLNFGANEKVHGLNNEKVDEIKYEASKHNIRLVECPVRHLGTELAYDVLKGMYHHLIDNTNTDFCELSEAKELIIENGEVLGIKISSKDGCKEIRGKYVVVAPGRGGAEWLSNEAKNHNMKTKNNAVDIGVRVEVPNSIMDHLTKDLYEAKLVYYSDTFDNMVRTFCMNPGGVVSEEHYDGEIAVVNGHSYSQEELRTENTNFAMLVSTTFTEPFNQPIDYGKYIAQLGNMLTGGPIMVQRLGDLLSGRRTDESRLKKSTTRPTLKSAVPGDLSFVLPQRHLTSIVEALKAFDKIAPGLYSKNTLLYGVEVKFYSSKFETNKYFETDIKNLYTIGDGAGITRGLMQASVTGVIVARDIISKEK